From Trichoplusia ni isolate ovarian cell line Hi5 chromosome 8, tn1, whole genome shotgun sequence, one genomic window encodes:
- the LOC113496836 gene encoding transmembrane emp24 domain-containing protein 3 → MFFSPFIITILLSLVNGILSKSVELTFELPDSAVECFYQEIEKNTSAALEYQVITGGQYDVDVKIEGPNKQIIYQQQKMQYDSHQFTAQITGIYKVCFSNEFSTFSHKLVYMELNVGPEKPLPGIGDHATVLTQLETSAEEIHSALNRIIDHQTHHRLREAQGRKRAEDLNERVFWWSMCETLAIVCVAFAQVMVLKNFFSDRPTLYNKM, encoded by the exons atgttcttcTCACCGttcattattacaatattattgtcaTTAGTCAACGGAATATTATCCAAAAGCGTTGAACTCACCTTCGAACTACCGGATAGTGCAGTAGAATGTTTTTATCAAGAAATAGAAAAGAATACTTCTGCGGCTCTAGAATATCAG GTAATTACTGGAGGTCAATATGACGTGGACGTCAAAATAGAAGGGCCCAATAAGCAAATAATTTACCAGCAACAGAAAATGCAATATGATTCTCATCAGTTTACTGCACAAATAACAG gTATTTACAAAGTTTGTTTTAGCAATGAATTCAGTACATTCTCCCACAAGCTTGTGTACATGGAATTAAATGTGGGTCCAGAGAAACCTTTGCCTGGTATTGGTGATCATGCAACTGTCCTCActcag CTGGAAACTTCTGCTGAAGAAATTCACTCAGCACTCAACAGGATTATTGACCACCAAACCCACCACAGACTAAGAGAGGCCCAGGGCCGCAAGAGGGCTGAGGACCTCAACGAGAGGGTGTTCTGGTGGTCCATGTGTGAGACCCTAGCAATAGTATGCGTGGCCTTTGCTCAAGTCATGGTATTAAAGAACTTCTTCAGCGACCGACCtacattatacaataaaatgtaa
- the LOC113496835 gene encoding protein YIPF5 translates to MANYNNQNDFSWQAQNNSQNYSFNSSNTFADPAQTLDFQTFPTDQNYSFDQTPGAMTANNNQYYNANIFTPAPVAGEPMTETNDFDEPPLLDELEIYPDRILEKTLAVLNPFHGQSKADDANFLLRDTDIAGPIAFCLALAVCLFLSGNKAHFGYVYGLSVMSVILMYCLLSLMSRTEGVFTVLSVASVLGYCMLPMVVLAGLGIFISLEGSWGMSLSAIAVIWSALSASRLFVTMSGDAEQRPLIAYPCALVNGVFALLVLF, encoded by the exons ATGGCCAATTATAACAATCAAAATGACTTCTCATGGCAGGCGCAAAATAACAGTCAAAACTACTCATTTAATTCCTCCAATACTTTCGCCGATCCAGCACAGACGTTGG ATTTTCAAACATTTCCAACTGATCAAAATTACTCCTTCGATCAAACTCCAGGGGCTATGACTGCGAACAACAATCAGTACTACAATGCAAACATATTTACGCCAGCGCCCGTTGCTGGCGAACCTATGACCGAAACAAATGACTTTGACGAACCACCCCTATTAGATGAGCTTGAAATATACCCAGATAGAATATTAGAGAAAACTTTGGCTGTACTCAATCCATTCCATGGTCAATCAAAAGCTGATGATGCAAACTTTTTATTGAGAGATACTGATATTGCAGGACCAATAGCATTCTGTTTAGCATTGGCTGTATGCCTGTTTCTCTCAGGCAATAAAGCCCACTTTGGATATGTGTATGGCCTTTCTGTAATGTCAGTAATTTTGATGTATTGTTTGCTGTCACTGATGAGCCGCACTGAGGGTGTGTTTACTGTATTGAGTGTTGCCAGTGTTCTTGGCTATTGTATGTTACCCATGGTTGTGTTAGCTGGGCTTGGTATTTTCATCTCTCTTGAAGGATCTTGGGGAATGAGTTTATCAGCTATTGCTGTTATCTGGTCGGCTCTCTCTGCTAGTAGACTGTTTGTTACTATGTCTGGTGACGCTGAACAAAGACCACTCATTGCCTATCCTTGTGCCTTAGTTAATGGTGTATTTGCTCTGTTAGTACTATTTTGA